The Pantoea phytobeneficialis genome has a segment encoding these proteins:
- the sstT gene encoding serine/threonine transporter SstT, translating into MQTNIIGRLGALFAGSLVKQIMLGLIAGVALAWFSRDAALAVGLLGELFVRALKAVAPLLVLVLVISSIANHQQGQKTNIRPIIMLYLLSTFFAAVVAVIFSHLFPQMLSMNVGKTEITPPSGIAEVLHGLLMSMVANPIDALMNANYIGILVWALGLGLAFRHASPSSKAFLNDASNAATWVVRCVIRCAPLGIFGLVASILASTGFDALWEYASLLSLLLGCMLLMALVVNPLLVLNKIRRNPYPLVFTCIRESGVTAFFTRSSAANIPVNMALAKRLGLDEDTYSVSIPLGATISMAGASITITVLTLAAVHTLGISVDVPTAILLSLVASLCACGASGVAGGSLLLIPVACNMFGIPNDLAMQVVAVGFIIGVLQDSAETALNSSTDILFTAAVCQAEAERETRTAV; encoded by the coding sequence ATGCAAACAAACATCATTGGACGTCTGGGCGCGCTGTTTGCGGGCAGCCTGGTAAAACAAATTATGCTGGGTCTGATTGCCGGTGTGGCGCTGGCCTGGTTCTCGCGTGATGCCGCGCTGGCGGTCGGCCTGTTGGGGGAACTGTTCGTTCGCGCGCTGAAAGCCGTGGCACCGCTGTTGGTCCTGGTGCTGGTAATCTCCTCGATTGCTAACCATCAGCAAGGGCAGAAAACCAATATCCGCCCGATTATCATGCTGTATCTGCTCAGCACCTTCTTTGCGGCAGTGGTGGCGGTGATTTTCAGCCATCTGTTCCCGCAAATGTTGTCGATGAATGTCGGTAAAACTGAAATCACCCCGCCGTCCGGGATCGCTGAGGTATTGCATGGCCTGCTGATGAGTATGGTGGCGAACCCGATTGATGCCCTGATGAATGCTAATTACATCGGTATTCTGGTATGGGCACTGGGGCTTGGCCTGGCATTCCGGCACGCCAGCCCGAGCAGCAAAGCTTTCCTCAATGATGCCTCAAACGCCGCGACCTGGGTGGTACGTTGCGTGATCCGCTGTGCGCCGCTGGGTATTTTCGGCCTGGTGGCATCGATTCTTGCCTCCACCGGTTTTGATGCGCTGTGGGAATATGCCAGCCTGCTGTCGCTGCTGCTGGGTTGTATGTTGCTGATGGCGTTGGTGGTCAACCCGCTGCTGGTGTTAAACAAAATCCGCCGCAATCCTTACCCGTTGGTATTCACCTGCATCCGCGAAAGCGGCGTCACCGCCTTCTTTACCCGCAGTTCCGCGGCCAATATTCCGGTGAATATGGCGCTGGCGAAACGCCTGGGCCTTGATGAAGACACCTATTCAGTCTCGATTCCGCTGGGTGCCACCATCAGCATGGCGGGTGCGTCAATCACCATTACCGTGCTGACGCTAGCGGCAGTGCATACGCTGGGGATTTCTGTTGATGTGCCGACGGCGATTCTGCTTAGCCTGGTGGCCTCGCTGTGCGCCTGTGGCGCTTCAGGGGTGGCGGGGGGGTCCCTGCTGCTGATCCCGGTTGCCTGTAATATGTTTGGCATACCCAACGATCTAGCGATGCAGGTGGTTGCGGTGGGCTTTATTATTGGCGTGTTGCAGGATTCAGCCGAAACCGCGCTGAACTCGTCAACCGATATTCTGTTTACCGCGGCGGTATGTCAGGCCGAAGCAGAACGCGAGACGCGCACCGCAGTATAA
- a CDS encoding UxaA family hydrolase, which yields MQDAIRIHSRDNVAVALRDLEANTLVEIDHVRVELRQAVGRGHKFALQPLATDALVIKYGLPIAHATQPIDAGEIIHSQNARTNLSDLDEYDYQPDFLALPPQAGDREVQIYRRASGEVGIRNELWILPTVGCVNGIARQILQRFLKETDDAAGIDGVHLFSHPFGCSQLGQDHENTRTMLQNMVRHPNAGAVLVIGLGCENNQVDVFRDTLGAYESDRVQFMVCQQQDDEVEAGLERLHALYNVMRHDQRQPGKLSELKFGLECGGSDGFSGITANPMLGRFSDQMIANGGTTVLTEVPEMFGAERILMSRCRDEATFDKTVAMINDFKRYFIDHQQPIYENPSPGNKAGGITTLEEKSLGCTQKAGQSQVVDVLKYGERLKTPGLNLLSAPGNDAVATSALAGAGCHMVLFTTGRGTPYGGFVPTVKIATNTQLAEKKPHWIDFNAGRLIEGMSMDAMLADFVEMIVAIANGKPARNEANDFRELAIFKSGVTL from the coding sequence ATGCAAGATGCGATAAGAATACATTCACGCGATAACGTCGCTGTGGCGTTGCGCGATTTGGAAGCCAATACCCTCGTTGAAATCGATCACGTCCGTGTTGAGCTGCGTCAGGCCGTGGGTCGCGGTCATAAATTTGCGCTGCAACCGCTGGCGACCGATGCGCTGGTGATCAAATACGGATTGCCGATTGCGCACGCTACGCAGCCGATTGACGCGGGTGAAATCATCCATTCGCAGAACGCGCGCACCAACCTGAGCGATCTCGACGAATATGATTATCAACCCGATTTTCTTGCACTGCCGCCGCAGGCCGGGGATCGCGAAGTACAGATTTACCGTCGCGCCAGCGGCGAAGTGGGGATTCGCAATGAATTGTGGATCCTGCCAACCGTGGGTTGCGTTAACGGCATTGCGCGCCAAATTCTGCAACGTTTTCTCAAAGAGACGGACGATGCGGCAGGGATCGATGGCGTGCATCTGTTCAGCCATCCGTTTGGTTGCTCGCAGTTGGGCCAGGACCATGAAAACACCCGCACCATGTTGCAGAATATGGTGCGTCATCCAAATGCTGGCGCGGTGCTGGTGATTGGTCTGGGCTGTGAGAACAATCAGGTGGATGTGTTCCGCGACACCCTCGGCGCGTATGAAAGCGATCGCGTACAATTTATGGTGTGTCAGCAGCAGGACGATGAAGTGGAGGCCGGACTTGAGCGGCTGCACGCGTTATACAACGTGATGCGTCACGATCAGCGCCAGCCGGGCAAACTCAGCGAGCTGAAGTTTGGTCTGGAGTGTGGCGGTTCGGACGGTTTTTCCGGCATCACGGCGAACCCGATGCTGGGGCGTTTCTCCGATCAGATGATCGCCAATGGCGGCACCACGGTGCTGACCGAAGTGCCGGAGATGTTCGGGGCGGAGCGCATTCTGATGAGCCGCTGCCGCGATGAAGCCACTTTTGATAAAACGGTGGCGATGATTAACGACTTCAAACGCTACTTTATCGACCATCAACAGCCGATTTATGAAAATCCTTCACCGGGCAATAAAGCCGGGGGCATCACCACGCTGGAGGAGAAGTCACTGGGTTGTACGCAAAAAGCCGGGCAGAGCCAGGTGGTGGATGTGCTGAAATACGGTGAGCGCCTGAAAACGCCAGGTCTTAATCTGCTCAGCGCGCCAGGCAATGATGCCGTTGCCACCAGTGCCTTAGCGGGCGCGGGTTGCCATATGGTGTTGTTTACCACCGGACGTGGCACGCCTTATGGCGGCTTTGTACCGACGGTGAAAATTGCCACCAATACGCAATTGGCGGAGAAAAAGCCGCACTGGATTGATTTCAACGCCGGACGACTGATTGAGGGCATGAGTATGGATGCGATGCTGGCCGATTTTGTCGAGATGATCGTCGCCATTGCCAACGGCAAGCCTGCGCGCAATGAAGCCAATGACTTCCGTGAACTGGCGATTTTTAAAAGCGGAGTGACGTTATAA
- a CDS encoding tagaturonate reductase, with translation MQRLNRHDFPGPRYTDRVIQFGEGNFLRAFIDWQLDWLNEHQGTDAGVVVVRPRNREVKDSLNQQDGLYTTLIRGLNAAGEQVSETRLIRSLNREIQPYQQFDDFLALARAPEMRFVFSNTTEAGIAFAEQDQLTDAPASSFPGKLTQLLWARYQHFAGDAAKGWLIVPCELIDYNGDTLRALVLRYADHWQLPQAFAHWVQQHCAFYNTLVDRIVTGFPADSEAIATQLGYEDRFLVAGEVYYQFVIQGPAALAQELKLAVLAPEVKLVEDITPYKAQKVAILNGAHTAMVPVAFQSGLESVGEAMDDAQIAGFVEALLRDEVIPTLDLPPAELHAFAAAVQRRFRNPFIRHALLSIALNGMTKFRTRLLPQLLLAQQQQGSWPPRLTFAFAALLAFYRGQQGDKSWPLQDDAHWLQRYAELWPAVQAQQLPVEQLVSTVLSDANHWGEDLTRQPGLVAAVSQHLQNIIVHGMRTALTQLR, from the coding sequence ATGCAGCGGCTAAACCGTCACGACTTTCCCGGCCCGCGCTATACCGACCGCGTAATCCAGTTTGGCGAAGGGAATTTTCTGCGCGCCTTTATTGACTGGCAACTCGACTGGCTCAATGAGCATCAGGGTACCGATGCCGGTGTGGTGGTGGTGCGGCCGCGTAATCGAGAAGTGAAAGACTCGCTGAATCAGCAGGATGGGTTGTACACCACGCTGATTCGCGGGCTGAATGCGGCGGGTGAGCAGGTGAGCGAAACCCGCCTGATTCGCAGCCTCAACCGGGAAATTCAACCCTATCAACAATTCGACGATTTTCTGGCCCTGGCGCGCGCGCCAGAGATGCGTTTTGTGTTCTCCAACACCACGGAAGCAGGCATTGCGTTTGCCGAACAGGATCAACTGACCGATGCGCCAGCCTCCTCCTTTCCCGGCAAGCTGACCCAGCTGCTGTGGGCGCGTTACCAGCATTTTGCCGGGGACGCTGCTAAGGGCTGGTTAATCGTTCCCTGCGAATTGATCGACTACAACGGCGATACGCTCCGCGCGCTGGTACTGCGCTATGCCGACCACTGGCAGTTACCGCAGGCATTTGCCCACTGGGTACAGCAGCATTGCGCGTTCTACAACACGCTGGTTGATCGTATCGTCACCGGCTTCCCGGCCGACAGTGAAGCTATCGCTACCCAACTGGGTTACGAAGATCGTTTCCTGGTGGCGGGTGAGGTGTATTACCAGTTTGTGATTCAGGGACCGGCGGCACTGGCACAAGAGCTGAAGTTGGCCGTGCTGGCACCTGAAGTGAAGCTGGTGGAAGACATCACCCCTTACAAGGCGCAAAAAGTGGCGATCCTCAACGGCGCGCACACTGCGATGGTACCGGTGGCGTTCCAGTCCGGTCTGGAGAGCGTCGGAGAAGCGATGGACGATGCGCAGATCGCGGGCTTTGTTGAAGCGTTACTGCGCGATGAAGTGATCCCCACTCTCGACTTGCCGCCTGCTGAGCTGCATGCCTTTGCTGCTGCGGTACAGCGCCGTTTCCGTAACCCATTTATTCGCCATGCACTGCTTTCTATCGCGCTGAACGGCATGACCAAATTCCGTACCCGCCTGCTGCCGCAGCTATTGCTGGCGCAGCAACAACAGGGTAGCTGGCCGCCGCGCCTGACCTTCGCCTTTGCCGCGTTGCTGGCGTTTTATCGCGGTCAGCAGGGCGATAAAAGTTGGCCGTTGCAGGACGATGCCCACTGGCTGCAACGCTATGCCGAACTCTGGCCAGCAGTGCAGGCGCAACAGCTGCCCGTGGAACAACTGGTCAGCACGGTTCTGAGCGATGCCAACCACTGGGGCGAAGATTTAACCCGGCAGCCAGGGCTGGTGGCTGCGGTAAGCCAACACCTGCAAAACATCATCGTTCACGGGATGCGAACGGCGCTGACACAACTGAGATAA
- the uxaC gene encoding glucuronate isomerase — MSRFMTEDFLLESEFARRLYHDYAKDQPIFDYHCHLPPQQIAENYRFTNLYDIWLKGDHYKWRAMRANGVPEALCTGNATDREKFNAWARTVPHTIGNPLYHWTHLELRRPFGITNVLLSEQTADDIWDRCNALLAQDAFTARGIMQQMKVKMVGTTDDPLDDLQHHRALAQDDSFSVKVLPSWRPDKAFNIELETFLPWIHKLEQVADVSVQRFDDLRRALSKRLDHFAAHGCKISDHALDVVVYAEADEATLDGILTRRLQGGSPSSEETAQFKTAVLVWLGSEYARRGWAQQYHIGALRNANRHHFELLGPDTGFDSINDAPLAIPLARLLDAQNRQNALPKTILYCLNPRDNEVLATMTGNFQGEGEPGKMQFGSAWWFNDQLDGMQRQMTQLAQIGLLSRFVGMLTDSRSFLSYTRHEYFRRLLCQMIGNWVERGEAPADEALLGQMVQNICFNNARDYFGIELGA, encoded by the coding sequence ATGTCGCGTTTTATGACTGAGGATTTTTTACTGGAAAGCGAATTTGCGCGTCGTCTTTATCATGACTACGCCAAAGACCAGCCGATTTTCGACTATCACTGTCACTTGCCGCCACAGCAGATTGCCGAAAATTACCGCTTTACCAACCTCTATGACATCTGGCTGAAAGGCGATCATTACAAATGGCGAGCGATGCGCGCCAATGGCGTACCGGAAGCCCTTTGCACCGGCAACGCCACCGACCGTGAAAAATTCAATGCCTGGGCGCGTACCGTGCCGCACACCATTGGTAATCCGTTGTATCACTGGACGCACCTCGAACTGCGCCGCCCCTTTGGCATCACCAATGTGTTGCTGTCTGAGCAGACGGCAGATGACATTTGGGATCGCTGCAATGCGTTGCTGGCACAGGATGCCTTTACCGCACGCGGCATTATGCAGCAGATGAAGGTGAAAATGGTCGGCACCACCGACGACCCGCTTGACGATTTACAGCATCATCGCGCCCTGGCGCAGGATGACAGCTTCAGCGTCAAAGTGCTGCCGAGCTGGCGTCCGGACAAAGCCTTTAACATTGAGCTGGAAACCTTCCTGCCGTGGATCCACAAGCTGGAGCAAGTGGCGGATGTCAGCGTGCAGCGTTTTGACGATCTACGTCGTGCCTTAAGCAAACGCCTTGATCACTTTGCCGCTCATGGCTGCAAGATTTCCGATCATGCGCTGGATGTGGTGGTGTATGCCGAAGCTGATGAGGCCACACTTGATGGCATCCTGACGCGTCGTTTGCAGGGTGGTTCCCCATCCAGCGAAGAAACCGCGCAATTCAAAACGGCGGTGCTGGTGTGGCTGGGCAGTGAATATGCCCGTCGCGGTTGGGCGCAGCAGTACCACATCGGTGCGCTGCGTAACGCTAATCGTCACCACTTTGAGCTGCTGGGACCGGATACCGGTTTCGATTCTATCAACGATGCGCCGCTGGCGATCCCGCTGGCTCGTCTGTTGGATGCACAAAATCGGCAAAACGCATTACCGAAAACCATCCTGTATTGCCTAAACCCGCGCGACAACGAAGTACTGGCGACGATGACCGGGAATTTCCAGGGTGAAGGGGAACCGGGCAAGATGCAGTTTGGCTCGGCATGGTGGTTCAACGATCAGCTCGATGGCATGCAGCGTCAAATGACGCAACTGGCGCAGATTGGCCTGTTGAGCCGTTTTGTCGGCATGTTGACCGACAGCCGTAGCTTCCTGTCCTATACCCGTCACGAATATTTCCGCCGCCTGCTGTGCCAGATGATCGGCAATTGGGTGGAACGCGGCGAAGCACCTGCCGACGAAGCGCTGCTGGGGCAGATGGTACAAAACATCTGCTTCAACAATGCCCGTGATTACTTCGGCATTGAGTTAGGAGCCTGA
- a CDS encoding MFS transporter: MRKIKGLRWYMIGLVTMGTVLGYLTRNTIAVAAPTLATQLHITTQQYSYIVAAYSACYTVMQPVAGYVLDMLGTKVGYAVFAILWAIFCAATALAGSWGGFALARGAVGAAEAAMIPAGLKASSEWFPAKERSVAVGYFNVGSSIGAMLAPPLVVWAIVAHSWQMAFIVTGVLSMIWALCWLVFYKHPKQQTKLSEEERHYIIAGQEVQHQTGNNSKMSVGQILRNRQFWGIALPRFLAEPAWGTFNAWIPLFMFKVYGFNLKEIALFAWMPMLFADFGCILGGYLPPLFQRWFGVNLIVSRKLVVTMGAVLMIGPGTIGLFTSPYVAIGLLCIGGFAHQALSGALITLSSDVFGRNEVATANGLTGMAAWTASTLFALVVGALADTLGFSPLFAALAVFDLIGAVVIWSVLKNKPVSEMESAPPVQTAAVRS, from the coding sequence ATGCGTAAGATCAAAGGGCTACGCTGGTACATGATTGGACTGGTGACGATGGGCACCGTTCTGGGCTACCTGACGCGTAATACTATTGCCGTAGCAGCACCCACGCTGGCGACCCAGCTTCACATCACCACCCAGCAATATTCATATATCGTCGCCGCGTATTCGGCCTGTTACACCGTGATGCAACCGGTCGCTGGTTATGTGCTGGATATGCTGGGCACGAAGGTCGGCTATGCGGTGTTTGCGATACTTTGGGCTATCTTCTGCGCCGCCACTGCGTTAGCAGGAAGTTGGGGTGGGTTTGCGCTGGCGCGTGGTGCGGTCGGTGCCGCAGAAGCAGCCATGATCCCGGCAGGATTAAAAGCCAGCAGCGAGTGGTTTCCGGCCAAAGAACGTTCTGTGGCGGTGGGCTACTTCAATGTGGGTTCATCGATAGGTGCGATGCTGGCACCGCCGCTGGTGGTCTGGGCCATTGTGGCGCATAGCTGGCAGATGGCGTTTATCGTTACCGGGGTGCTGAGCATGATTTGGGCTCTGTGCTGGCTGGTGTTTTATAAACATCCGAAGCAGCAAACCAAGCTGAGCGAGGAAGAACGCCACTACATCATTGCCGGCCAGGAAGTACAGCATCAAACCGGTAACAACAGCAAAATGTCGGTTGGTCAGATTCTGCGTAATCGCCAGTTCTGGGGGATTGCGCTGCCACGTTTCCTGGCTGAACCTGCCTGGGGCACCTTCAATGCCTGGATTCCGCTGTTTATGTTTAAGGTGTATGGCTTCAATCTGAAAGAGATTGCGCTGTTCGCCTGGATGCCGATGCTGTTTGCTGACTTCGGCTGCATCCTGGGGGGTTATTTACCGCCGCTGTTTCAACGCTGGTTCGGTGTCAATCTGATCGTCTCACGTAAGTTGGTGGTCACGATGGGTGCAGTGCTGATGATTGGCCCCGGTACCATCGGCTTGTTTACCAGTCCGTATGTGGCAATTGGTCTGCTGTGTATCGGCGGTTTTGCTCACCAGGCCCTGTCCGGTGCGCTGATTACCCTGTCATCTGACGTGTTTGGTCGCAATGAAGTGGCAACCGCTAATGGCCTGACCGGTATGGCAGCCTGGACCGCCAGCACCCTGTTTGCCCTGGTGGTGGGTGCCCTGGCCGATACCCTCGGCTTTAGCCCGCTTTTTGCTGCTCTGGCGGTGTTTGACCTGATCGGCGCAGTCGTTATCTGGAGTGTGCTGAAAAACAAACCGGTTTCCGAAATGGAAAGCGCGCCACCCGTACAAACTGCGGCGGTCCGTAGTTAA
- the exuR gene encoding transcriptional regulator ExuR yields the protein MDLTESRRLYQQLASELKRRIEAGEYPVGDKLPAERLIAEEMQVSRTVVREAIIMLEVEGYVEVRKGSGIHVIASQQQNRIVTSSQLEFASFGPFELLQARQLIESNVAEFAATQVTRQDIIALMAIQEKARQEDHFRDSEWDMQFHVRIAQSTQNSALAAIVEKMWLHRLHNPYWLKLHEHIDQRNILSWCDDHDQILKALIRKDPAASKLAMWQHLENTKQMLFNATADDFEFNVDRYMFAENPVILPEGTDNSR from the coding sequence ATGGACCTGACCGAATCCCGACGTCTTTATCAACAACTGGCCAGCGAGCTGAAACGCCGCATTGAAGCCGGAGAATACCCGGTGGGTGATAAACTTCCTGCCGAGCGTTTAATTGCTGAGGAGATGCAGGTCAGCCGTACCGTGGTACGTGAAGCGATCATCATGCTGGAAGTCGAAGGCTACGTGGAAGTGCGCAAAGGTTCAGGCATTCACGTTATTGCCAGCCAACAGCAAAACCGTATCGTGACCTCCAGTCAGTTGGAATTCGCCAGTTTTGGTCCATTTGAATTGTTGCAGGCACGTCAGCTGATTGAGAGTAATGTCGCGGAGTTCGCGGCAACCCAGGTGACTCGTCAGGATATCATCGCGCTGATGGCCATTCAGGAGAAGGCCCGCCAGGAAGACCATTTTCGTGATTCTGAATGGGATATGCAGTTCCACGTCCGCATTGCACAATCGACGCAGAACAGCGCCTTAGCCGCCATTGTCGAGAAGATGTGGTTGCACCGCCTGCATAACCCCTATTGGCTGAAATTGCATGAGCATATTGATCAGCGCAACATCCTCAGTTGGTGCGATGATCACGATCAAATTCTGAAAGCACTCATCCGCAAAGATCCCGCCGCCAGTAAGCTGGCTATGTGGCAACATCTGGAAAATACTAAACAGATGTTGTTTAACGCTACCGCAGACGATTTTGAGTTTAATGTCGATCGTTACATGTTTGCTGAAAACCCGGTCATCCTGCCGGAAGGCACTGATAATTCCCGCTAA
- a CDS encoding DedA family protein produces MDILQALLHALWQQDFETLSDPTLVWAIYGVLFMILFLENGLLPAAFLPGDSLLILVGVLIAKGTMNFPLTILVLTTGASLGCWVSYIQGRWLGNTPTVQKWLSHLPAQYHQRAHSLFHRHGLSALLIGRFIAFVRTLLPTIAGLSGLSNARFQFFNWVSGLLWVVILTVLGFALGKTPIFRRYEDELMFCLMMLPLVLLVFGLVGSLVVLWRKRQSDQNGKSQ; encoded by the coding sequence ATGGATATTTTGCAGGCATTACTGCATGCCTTATGGCAGCAGGATTTTGAAACCCTTTCCGACCCGACACTGGTGTGGGCCATTTATGGCGTGCTGTTCATGATTCTCTTCCTTGAGAACGGCCTGCTGCCCGCTGCATTTCTGCCCGGCGATAGCTTGCTGATTCTGGTTGGCGTGCTGATCGCCAAAGGCACCATGAACTTTCCACTCACCATTCTGGTCCTGACCACCGGTGCCAGCCTCGGTTGCTGGGTTAGCTACATTCAGGGACGCTGGCTGGGGAATACCCCCACGGTACAAAAATGGCTTTCTCATTTACCCGCGCAATATCATCAACGCGCGCACAGCCTGTTCCATCGTCATGGGCTTTCCGCCCTGCTGATTGGCCGTTTTATCGCGTTTGTGCGCACTCTGCTGCCAACCATTGCCGGGTTATCTGGCCTCAGCAATGCGCGTTTCCAGTTCTTTAACTGGGTGAGCGGTTTGCTGTGGGTAGTGATCCTTACAGTGCTCGGTTTCGCACTTGGCAAAACCCCCATTTTCCGTCGCTATGAAGACGAATTGATGTTTTGCCTGATGATGCTTCCCCTGGTGTTGCTGGTGTTTGGTCTTGTCGGGTCACTGGTGGTGCTGTGGCGTAAACGTCAGTCTGATCAGAATGGGAAATCACAGTGA
- the mzrA gene encoding EnvZ/OmpR regulon moderator MzrA produces MKILTRIPRRLLPWLLGAALALVAISFAPALLSHETVVQIRVANSGTPLPDGFYLYQQLSAQGVRIKSITPSGDALVIHFENEEQSLAAQKVLRRLLPQGFVVAAGHQASQQNQDPSRLTYS; encoded by the coding sequence ATGAAAATTCTGACCCGCATCCCAAGGCGTCTTCTGCCCTGGTTGTTGGGCGCTGCGCTGGCTCTCGTTGCCATCAGTTTCGCCCCTGCGCTGCTGAGCCATGAAACTGTGGTGCAGATTCGCGTTGCCAACAGCGGCACCCCGCTGCCGGATGGCTTCTATCTGTATCAGCAACTCTCCGCCCAGGGCGTGCGCATTAAAAGCATCACGCCTTCTGGTGATGCATTGGTGATTCATTTCGAAAACGAAGAGCAAAGCCTGGCCGCACAGAAGGTACTGCGTCGCCTGCTGCCACAAGGTTTTGTTGTGGCCGCCGGTCATCAGGCATCGCAGCAAAATCAGGACCCCAGTCGTCTGACTTACAGCTAA
- a CDS encoding DUF1090 family protein, with amino-acid sequence MKRQLLLGAVLLSLSGSLLAAESLCQQKEQDIQREIGMAKQHDNQRRVNGLERALTEVRASCTDEKLKAAHHERIEAQKHDVAERERELKEERQEGNDKEKIAKRERKLEEAQHELKQLEAERY; translated from the coding sequence ATGAAACGTCAATTACTCCTGGGTGCTGTTCTCCTCTCCCTCTCCGGCTCACTTCTGGCAGCAGAGTCACTATGTCAGCAGAAGGAGCAGGACATTCAGCGCGAAATTGGTATGGCAAAGCAGCATGATAACCAGCGCCGGGTAAACGGGCTGGAGCGTGCGCTAACCGAAGTGCGCGCCAGTTGTACCGATGAAAAACTGAAAGCTGCACATCATGAGCGTATTGAGGCGCAAAAGCATGATGTCGCCGAACGTGAGCGTGAGTTGAAAGAAGAGCGCCAGGAAGGTAATGACAAAGAGAAGATCGCTAAACGCGAGCGCAAGCTGGAAGAAGCGCAGCACGAGTTAAAGCAACTCGAAGCTGAACGCTATTAA
- a CDS encoding DUF883 family protein, giving the protein MAKEPTSEHLRAELKNLADTLEEVLSSTGEKSKTELDKLRQKAREALDTSRERLGESGERLAQSTREAAHKADDYVRENPWHGVGIGAAVGVVIGILLSRR; this is encoded by the coding sequence ATGGCTAAAGAACCAACATCAGAACATTTGCGTGCCGAACTGAAAAACCTGGCCGACACCCTGGAAGAAGTGCTGAGCAGCACCGGCGAGAAGTCAAAGACTGAGCTGGATAAATTGCGTCAGAAAGCCCGCGAAGCGCTCGACACTTCGCGTGAACGCCTGGGCGAGTCTGGCGAACGCCTGGCGCAATCCACCCGCGAAGCCGCACATAAAGCAGATGATTACGTGCGTGAAAATCCCTGGCACGGCGTCGGTATTGGTGCTGCGGTGGGTGTGGTCATCGGCATTCTGCTTTCACGGCGTTAA
- a CDS encoding phage holin family protein, whose translation MSDSQQSHGPGKGVINIGQRIVTTLVSIVETRVRLAVVELEEEKANLIQMLMMVGLTMLFTAFGLMSLMVLIIWAVDAQYRLMAIAITTAVLFLLALIFGVWTLRKSRQSTLLRHTRKELDTDRKLLEEHRS comes from the coding sequence ATGAGTGACAGTCAGCAAAGCCACGGCCCGGGCAAAGGGGTCATCAACATTGGTCAACGTATCGTTACCACGTTGGTCAGTATCGTTGAGACACGCGTCCGCCTGGCAGTGGTGGAACTGGAAGAGGAAAAAGCCAACCTGATTCAGATGCTGATGATGGTGGGCCTTACCATGCTGTTTACCGCTTTCGGGTTAATGAGCCTGATGGTGCTGATCATCTGGGCGGTGGATGCGCAATATCGGCTGATGGCGATTGCGATTACCACTGCCGTCCTGTTCCTGCTGGCGCTGATTTTTGGTGTCTGGACACTGCGTAAATCCCGCCAGTCCACACTGCTGCGCCATACGCGCAAAGAGCTGGATACCGATCGCAAACTGCTGGAGGAGCATCGCTCATGA
- a CDS encoding YqjK-like family protein, giving the protein MSRREREARIHALLNQVQQQRLDLSAARRDWLESTAQYDRGWLTFLSLRRYLAIGSSALAIWSIRSPNRLLRWAKRGFGLWSTWRMIKSALPPR; this is encoded by the coding sequence ATGAGCCGCCGCGAGCGCGAAGCACGCATCCACGCATTGCTGAATCAGGTACAACAGCAACGGCTGGATCTGAGCGCAGCCAGGCGTGACTGGCTGGAGAGCACCGCGCAGTATGATCGGGGCTGGCTCACCTTCCTCAGTTTGCGCCGCTATCTGGCGATTGGTAGCAGCGCGCTGGCAATCTGGTCAATTCGCAGCCCTAATCGGCTACTACGCTGGGCGAAACGCGGCTTTGGGCTATGGAGCACCTGGCGGATGATCAAATCAGCGCTGCCACCACGTTAG
- a CDS encoding DoxX family protein, translating into MKKFEDSGLLLARVLMTILFITAGWGKLTGYAGTAQYMQSMGVPGFLLPLVILLELGGGLAILFGFLTRFTALFTAGFTILTAFLFHSNFAEGVNQLMFMKNLSIAGGFLVLGLVGPGAYSIDRLIRQRFQTATAR; encoded by the coding sequence ATGAAAAAATTCGAAGATTCTGGCCTGTTACTGGCACGCGTTCTGATGACCATTCTGTTTATCACCGCTGGCTGGGGCAAACTGACCGGTTATGCAGGCACCGCACAGTACATGCAGTCAATGGGCGTCCCTGGCTTCCTGTTGCCGCTGGTAATTCTGCTGGAACTGGGTGGCGGTCTGGCGATTCTGTTCGGCTTCCTGACCCGCTTCACGGCGCTGTTTACTGCCGGCTTCACCATTCTGACGGCGTTCCTGTTCCACAGTAACTTCGCTGAAGGTGTTAACCAGCTGATGTTTATGAAAAACCTGTCAATCGCTGGTGGTTTCCTGGTGCTGGGTCTGGTTGGTCCAGGTGCATACAGCATCGACCGTCTGATTCGTCAGCGTTTCCAGACTGCAACCGCACGCTAA